A single Arachnia propionica DNA region contains:
- a CDS encoding carbohydrate ABC transporter permease: MSSPRKGALRRAEARQALGFVSPALLGLGLFTLFPVGLSIVMSLFNWPTFGARTFNGLGNYIKLFTVSPDFWPAMRNTFVFAITYVPINIALSLGLAVALNSRIRGRGVLRVLFFIPVVTPMVANILVWKMLLQPKGALNGISEGLFNHTLPSFLADPFWAMVMVVTMSVWQGLGYNMLIFSAVLEQLPDSVIEAARIDGATGARLFFRVTLPMISPAVFFATVMTMIGSLQVFAQPQLLTGGGPGNSTQPIVQFIYNNGFRFQDLGLAAAAAWILFAVIIVLTALQFQAQKKWVHYEY; encoded by the coding sequence ATGTCCTCCCCCAGAAAAGGGGCCCTTCGCAGGGCCGAGGCCCGCCAGGCGTTGGGTTTCGTCAGCCCGGCCCTGCTGGGCCTCGGCCTGTTCACGCTCTTCCCGGTGGGCCTGTCCATCGTCATGAGCCTGTTCAACTGGCCCACCTTCGGTGCGCGCACCTTCAACGGGCTCGGCAACTACATCAAGCTGTTCACCGTCAGCCCGGACTTCTGGCCGGCGATGCGCAACACCTTCGTGTTCGCCATCACCTACGTCCCCATCAACATCGCCCTGTCGCTCGGGCTGGCGGTGGCGCTCAACTCCCGTATCCGTGGGCGTGGGGTGCTGCGGGTGTTGTTCTTCATCCCCGTGGTCACCCCGATGGTCGCGAACATCCTGGTGTGGAAGATGCTGCTGCAACCCAAGGGTGCGCTGAACGGCATCAGTGAGGGACTGTTCAACCACACCCTGCCCAGTTTCCTGGCCGATCCGTTCTGGGCGATGGTCATGGTGGTGACCATGTCGGTGTGGCAGGGCCTCGGCTACAACATGCTGATCTTCTCGGCGGTGCTGGAACAGCTTCCCGACAGCGTCATCGAGGCGGCCCGCATCGACGGCGCGACGGGGGCCCGCCTGTTCTTCCGCGTGACGCTGCCCATGATCTCCCCGGCCGTGTTCTTCGCCACCGTGATGACGATGATCGGTTCGCTGCAGGTCTTCGCCCAGCCCCAGCTGCTGACCGGCGGTGGCCCCGGCAACTCGACCCAGCCGATCGTCCAGTTCATCTACAACAACGGCTTCCGGTTCCAGGACCTCGGTCTGGCCGCCGCGGCCGCCTGGATCCTGTTCGCCGTCATCATCGTCCTGACGGCCCTGCAGTTCCAGGCGCAGAAGAAATGGGTGCACTATGAGTACTGA
- the pta gene encoding phosphate acetyltransferase — protein MTRCVYIASSEWQVSKSAIALGVLELFARQVRSVGFFRPLVQSLEEDGITTALLATNTLRHQSFEDSVGVSYEDWANDPETAIDTIVAKYSALAERFEAIVIVGSDFDDLTYGTELDHNALIAANLNAPVLYVCRASDRSVDEVRRMAEEAIEAFEARHNTVVAVIATRAEPEISEELSSALREVRDVPVSVLSANPVLDAPSVGQHFEAVDATLWRGKPESLNREALTTIIAGMSLPNLLPRLQKEATVIVPADRLDLLPALIMAHRSATYGPLASLLLTGGFEIPETVATLLSDSEVDLPIGMTDEDTFPTAVALREVSGVATSSPRKVELVRALFDRHVDEEALLTAIELPRAEIRTPSMFEHQLMQMARRDLKRIVLPESTDDRVLTAADVVLKRHIAEITLLGDPGAVSRRAAELGLNLTNATVVDPKDPELLEKFAAEYAKLRAHKGVTLDAAREKLADLSYFGTMMVHLGMADGMVSGAVNTTANTIRPSLEFVKTKPGVSVVSGSFLMAMSNRVVVYADCAVNPDPTPAQLADIAISSAQTAVSFGIEPRIAMLSYSTGTSGFGADVDSVREATNLVREKAPELKVEGPIQFDAAVDEVVAAKKMPGSEVAGRATVFIFPDLNTGNNTYKAVQRTSGAVAIGPVLQGLRKPVNDLSRGALVDDIVSTITITAIQAQTD, from the coding sequence GTGACCAGATGCGTTTACATTGCTTCATCGGAGTGGCAAGTCAGCAAGAGCGCCATCGCTCTGGGCGTGCTGGAGTTGTTCGCGCGCCAAGTCCGTTCGGTCGGCTTCTTCCGTCCGCTGGTGCAGTCCCTGGAGGAGGACGGCATCACGACGGCATTGCTGGCCACCAACACCCTGCGTCACCAGAGCTTCGAGGACAGCGTCGGTGTCAGCTACGAGGACTGGGCCAACGATCCGGAGACCGCCATCGACACCATCGTCGCGAAGTACTCCGCGCTGGCGGAACGGTTCGAGGCGATCGTGATCGTCGGATCCGATTTCGACGACCTCACCTACGGCACCGAGCTGGACCACAATGCCCTCATCGCCGCCAATCTGAACGCGCCGGTGCTGTACGTGTGCCGCGCCTCCGATCGCTCCGTCGACGAGGTGCGCCGAATGGCGGAGGAGGCCATCGAGGCCTTCGAGGCCCGGCACAACACCGTCGTCGCCGTCATCGCGACCCGCGCGGAACCCGAGATCAGCGAGGAACTCTCCTCGGCACTGCGCGAGGTGCGAGACGTCCCGGTCTCGGTGCTGTCCGCGAATCCGGTGCTCGACGCCCCGTCGGTCGGCCAGCACTTCGAGGCGGTTGACGCGACGCTGTGGCGCGGCAAACCGGAGAGCCTGAACCGCGAGGCGCTGACGACGATCATCGCGGGCATGAGCCTGCCGAACCTGCTGCCGCGCCTCCAGAAGGAGGCCACGGTCATCGTCCCCGCCGACCGGCTCGATCTGCTGCCTGCTCTCATCATGGCGCACCGTTCCGCCACCTACGGGCCTCTGGCGTCGCTGCTGCTGACGGGCGGTTTCGAGATCCCGGAGACGGTTGCGACGCTGCTCAGCGACTCCGAGGTGGACCTGCCCATCGGCATGACCGATGAAGACACCTTCCCCACCGCGGTCGCGCTGCGGGAGGTCAGCGGGGTGGCCACCAGCTCACCGCGAAAGGTCGAGTTGGTGCGTGCCCTGTTCGACCGGCACGTCGACGAGGAGGCATTGCTGACCGCCATTGAGTTGCCGCGCGCCGAGATCCGCACCCCGAGCATGTTCGAGCACCAGCTGATGCAGATGGCCCGCAGGGACCTGAAACGGATCGTACTGCCCGAATCCACCGACGACCGGGTGCTGACCGCCGCCGACGTGGTGCTGAAACGTCACATCGCCGAGATCACCCTCCTCGGTGATCCGGGTGCCGTCTCCCGCCGCGCCGCGGAGCTGGGTCTCAACCTGACGAACGCCACCGTCGTCGACCCCAAGGACCCGGAACTGCTGGAAAAGTTCGCCGCCGAGTACGCGAAGCTGCGCGCCCACAAGGGTGTCACCCTGGATGCGGCCCGCGAGAAACTGGCGGACCTGTCCTACTTCGGCACGATGATGGTGCACCTCGGCATGGCCGACGGCATGGTTTCGGGTGCGGTGAACACCACCGCCAACACCATCCGCCCGTCGCTGGAGTTCGTGAAGACCAAACCGGGTGTCTCCGTGGTCTCCGGTTCCTTCCTGATGGCCATGAGCAACCGCGTGGTGGTCTACGCCGACTGCGCCGTCAACCCCGATCCGACGCCCGCGCAGCTCGCGGACATCGCGATCTCCTCGGCGCAGACCGCCGTCAGCTTCGGCATTGAACCGCGCATCGCGATGCTGTCCTACTCGACGGGCACCTCGGGTTTCGGCGCCGATGTCGACAGCGTGCGCGAGGCCACCAACCTCGTCCGCGAGAAGGCGCCCGAACTCAAGGTGGAGGGCCCGATCCAGTTCGACGCGGCCGTCGACGAGGTGGTGGCGGCCAAGAAGATGCCGGGCTCGGAGGTCGCGGGGCGCGCGACGGTGTTCATCTTCCCGGACCTCAACACCGGCAACAACACCTACAAGGCCGTGCAGCGCACCTCCGGTGCCGTGGCCATCGGTCCCGTTCTCCAGGGGCTCCGCAAACCCGTCAACGACCTGTCCCGTGGCGCGCTGGTCGATGACATCGTCTCGACGATCACCATCACCGCCATCCAGGCCCAGACGGACTGA
- a CDS encoding deoxyribonuclease IV, with the protein MLIGAHVDADAAIAQAVALGADIAQVTLGDPQSWRKPTVPGDGAAALRSQAEDAGIGLYVHAAYVINVASTNNRIRIPSRKLLQQTIDAAAGIGASGVIVHGGHVTADEDQRRGYENWRKCVDGLDLKVPILIENTAGGKKAMMRYLESIRDLWAAFDGSDNLGGVGLCLDTCHAHAAGLDLTTVVEDVLAVTGRIDLVHCNDSRDAAGSGRDRHAPLGRGQLDPEVLVALLRDADAPVMLETPPENHAEEIAWLREQLG; encoded by the coding sequence ATGCTGATCGGTGCTCATGTTGACGCGGACGCCGCGATTGCGCAGGCCGTCGCCCTGGGGGCGGACATCGCCCAGGTGACCCTCGGCGACCCGCAGTCGTGGAGGAAACCCACCGTCCCCGGCGACGGGGCCGCCGCCCTGAGGTCGCAGGCCGAGGATGCCGGGATCGGGCTCTACGTGCACGCCGCGTACGTCATAAACGTCGCCTCCACCAACAATCGCATCCGCATCCCGTCGCGGAAACTGTTGCAGCAGACCATCGACGCGGCCGCTGGGATCGGGGCGAGCGGGGTGATCGTCCATGGCGGGCATGTCACCGCCGACGAGGATCAGCGGCGGGGCTACGAAAACTGGCGCAAGTGCGTCGACGGCCTCGATTTGAAGGTGCCGATCCTGATCGAGAACACCGCGGGCGGCAAGAAGGCGATGATGCGATACCTCGAATCCATCCGTGACCTGTGGGCCGCCTTCGACGGCTCCGACAACCTGGGCGGCGTCGGTCTCTGCCTGGACACCTGCCACGCGCACGCCGCCGGCCTGGACCTGACCACCGTGGTGGAGGACGTGCTGGCCGTCACCGGCCGCATCGACCTGGTCCACTGCAACGATTCCCGCGACGCGGCCGGTTCCGGGCGCGACCGCCACGCCCCGCTGGGACGCGGCCAGCTCGACCCGGAGGTCCTCGTCGCCCTGCTGCGCGACGCCGACGCCCCGGTCATGCTGGAAACCCCGCCGGAGAACCACGCGGAGGAGATCGCCTGGCTGCGGGAGCAGCTGGGCTGA
- a CDS encoding ROK family protein, whose amino-acid sequence MLRIPSPDDVLHGPVVAGVDIGGTKITAVLADVDGNVLASDTTASGCGGQALIDAAAGLVTRIETCSGLRAAAVGAGAAGVIDPDSGEVLAASGTFPDWRGRRPAEAIADLTGRPVKLVNDVNAFLCGEARWGALRGVSDGLAIMLGTGVGGALLIGGRPHHGPRGGAGEIGHTPGYPGHRCTCGGVGHLETLASGRSLALRYADLTGRTGLTGSDIATAARRGDSAAVEVFTRAAQALAQGIVVATTLLDLTDVVVGGGVTAAWDLLGPLLTEALATDPPITVPIPGVHRATLVNPALGAAALALDLKETVP is encoded by the coding sequence ATGCTCAGGATCCCGTCGCCGGATGATGTGCTGCACGGCCCCGTGGTGGCCGGTGTCGACATCGGAGGCACCAAGATCACCGCGGTGCTGGCGGACGTGGACGGCAACGTCCTGGCCTCCGACACCACCGCCTCGGGGTGCGGTGGTCAGGCGCTGATCGATGCCGCCGCAGGCCTGGTGACCCGCATCGAGACCTGCTCCGGGCTGCGGGCCGCAGCCGTCGGCGCCGGTGCCGCGGGGGTGATCGATCCCGACTCGGGCGAGGTGCTGGCTGCCTCCGGGACCTTCCCCGACTGGCGGGGCCGCCGCCCCGCTGAGGCCATCGCCGACCTCACCGGACGCCCCGTGAAACTGGTCAACGACGTCAACGCGTTCTTGTGCGGGGAAGCCCGCTGGGGTGCGCTGCGCGGCGTCAGCGACGGCCTGGCCATCATGCTCGGCACCGGGGTCGGGGGTGCCCTGCTGATCGGAGGACGCCCCCACCACGGGCCGCGCGGCGGCGCGGGGGAGATCGGGCACACCCCCGGTTATCCCGGACACCGCTGCACCTGCGGTGGAGTGGGGCATCTCGAAACCCTCGCCTCGGGGCGTTCCCTCGCTCTGCGCTACGCCGACCTGACGGGCCGGACCGGACTAACCGGATCCGACATCGCGACCGCAGCCAGAAGAGGTGACAGCGCCGCCGTCGAGGTGTTCACCCGCGCCGCGCAGGCCCTGGCGCAGGGCATCGTCGTGGCCACCACCCTGCTCGATCTGACCGACGTCGTGGTCGGGGGAGGGGTGACGGCGGCCTGGGACCTGCTCGGACCGCTGCTCACCGAGGCCCTGGCCACCGACCCGCCCATCACCGTGCCGATCCCCGGTGTGCACCGCGCCACCCTCGTCAACCCCGCCCTCGGGGCCGCCGCCCTCGCCCTCGACCTGAAGGAAACCGTCCCATGA
- the aspA gene encoding aspartate ammonia-lyase codes for MSRTETDLLGDREVPDDAWYGIHTLRAIENFPISGVTVNSVPELIRGMVLVKKAAALANRELGALPGWVARAILQACDEVLSKGRCMDQFPIDIFQGGAGTSVNMNTNEVLANLALEHLGFSKGRYDIVDPNDHVNHGQSTNDTFPTGFRVALDHVFGELSHAVEDLSDSFYDKGEEFEHILKLGRTQLQDAVPMTLGQEFTAFAVNLEEELRHLDYARSLLLEINLGATAIGTGLNAPPGYRELAVKHLCEITGRPFVTAADLIEATSDTGAYVMAHAACKRLATKLSKICNDLRLLSSGPRAGLNEINLPAMQAGSSIMPAKVNPVIPEVVNQITYKVRGNDFTVGLGAEAGQLQLNAMEPVIAQALFESIRLLKSGCDVLRTRCIDGITANKDVCERYVRESISVVTLLNDYIGHRAGDEVGREAARSGKSVRDIVLERGLLDEITVDRLLSFENLSHPGEQKAAGKG; via the coding sequence ATGTCGCGCACCGAGACCGACCTGCTTGGCGATCGTGAAGTCCCTGACGACGCCTGGTATGGCATCCACACGTTGAGGGCGATCGAGAACTTCCCCATCTCGGGGGTCACCGTGAACTCGGTCCCCGAGTTGATCCGCGGGATGGTCCTGGTGAAAAAGGCGGCGGCACTGGCGAACCGCGAACTCGGTGCCCTGCCCGGCTGGGTGGCGCGGGCGATTCTCCAGGCCTGCGACGAGGTGCTGTCCAAGGGGCGGTGCATGGATCAGTTCCCGATCGACATCTTCCAGGGCGGTGCGGGGACGTCGGTGAACATGAACACCAACGAGGTGCTGGCGAACCTGGCGCTGGAGCATCTGGGATTCTCGAAGGGCCGCTACGACATCGTCGACCCCAACGACCACGTCAACCACGGCCAGTCCACCAACGACACCTTCCCGACGGGCTTCCGGGTGGCCCTGGACCACGTGTTCGGGGAGCTGTCGCACGCGGTGGAGGACCTCTCGGATTCCTTCTACGACAAGGGCGAGGAGTTCGAGCACATCCTCAAGCTCGGGCGCACCCAGCTGCAGGACGCGGTGCCGATGACCCTGGGGCAGGAGTTCACGGCCTTCGCGGTGAACCTGGAAGAGGAACTGCGCCACCTCGACTACGCGCGGTCGCTGCTGCTGGAGATCAACCTGGGTGCTACGGCGATCGGCACCGGACTGAACGCCCCGCCCGGATACCGGGAACTGGCCGTGAAACACCTCTGCGAGATCACGGGACGGCCTTTCGTCACCGCCGCCGACCTGATCGAGGCCACCTCCGACACCGGCGCCTACGTGATGGCCCACGCGGCCTGCAAACGCCTTGCGACGAAGCTGTCGAAGATCTGCAACGACCTGCGGCTGCTCAGCTCCGGGCCGCGCGCCGGACTCAACGAGATCAACCTGCCCGCGATGCAGGCGGGCAGCTCGATCATGCCCGCCAAGGTCAACCCCGTCATTCCCGAGGTGGTCAACCAGATCACCTACAAGGTGCGCGGCAACGACTTCACCGTCGGGCTCGGGGCCGAGGCGGGACAGCTGCAGCTCAACGCCATGGAGCCGGTGATCGCACAGGCGCTGTTCGAGTCGATCCGGCTGCTCAAGTCGGGTTGCGACGTGCTGCGGACCCGCTGCATCGACGGCATCACCGCCAACAAGGACGTCTGCGAACGCTACGTGCGCGAATCAATCTCGGTAGTGACCCTCCTCAACGACTACATCGGGCACCGGGCCGGCGACGAGGTGGGCCGGGAGGCCGCCAGGTCGGGCAAATCGGTGCGCGACATCGTTCTGGAACGGGGCCTGCTGGACGAGATCACGGTGGACCGGCTGCTGTCCTTCGAGAACCTCTCCCACCCGGGGGAGCAGAAGGCCGCGGGGAAGGGCTAG
- a CDS encoding extracellular solute-binding protein encodes MKINFRRAVALAAVTALAFTGCSSKGGGSDTTGSDGRTRIVVDMWAGGEKDTEAIKKQVEIAQKALPDIQIELRTAPWGDFFTKLTTNMGTDNMACVTGMNSGKLSDYKAGFAELTEADLATAGLKSSDFAPRATDILSNGGTMYGLPFDMATMLTYYNADMINATGAPQPKNGWTFDDFEATATAATKDGKQGFGIGMGDFQWQALPIAKSGTQPVTADGKLDIANPAFVEASTWYAGLVTEKKVALPVGSASDAGWGEDQFSNGNAAMAVDGTWNASSYLKNDAGFKVGMTNLPAPAGGKATGLILGSGYGIAKSCKDKNAALKVLGALLSKEAQDHIASSGRSYPARVESQPLYFNSIDEQYRDAVKQAFEAAFANVEAQHVSPNWSKVNSYIQPELVSVYNGSKPMSDVLNSAQKQFQQ; translated from the coding sequence ATGAAGATCAATTTCCGCAGGGCCGTCGCGTTGGCGGCAGTCACCGCGCTGGCGTTCACCGGATGCTCAAGCAAGGGAGGTGGCAGCGACACCACCGGCTCGGATGGCAGGACGAGGATCGTCGTCGACATGTGGGCCGGCGGTGAGAAGGACACCGAGGCCATCAAGAAGCAGGTGGAGATCGCCCAGAAGGCCCTCCCCGACATCCAGATCGAGCTGCGCACCGCCCCCTGGGGCGACTTCTTCACCAAGCTCACCACCAACATGGGCACCGACAACATGGCCTGCGTGACGGGTATGAACTCCGGGAAGCTGTCCGACTACAAGGCCGGTTTCGCGGAGCTCACCGAGGCCGATCTCGCCACTGCGGGGCTCAAGTCCTCCGACTTCGCCCCACGCGCCACGGACATCCTCAGCAACGGTGGCACCATGTACGGCCTGCCCTTCGACATGGCAACCATGCTCACCTACTACAACGCCGACATGATCAACGCCACGGGCGCGCCCCAGCCGAAGAACGGCTGGACCTTCGACGACTTCGAGGCCACCGCCACTGCGGCCACCAAGGACGGCAAGCAGGGCTTCGGTATCGGCATGGGTGACTTCCAGTGGCAGGCCCTGCCGATCGCCAAGTCCGGCACCCAGCCGGTGACCGCCGACGGCAAGCTGGACATTGCCAATCCGGCCTTCGTCGAGGCCTCCACCTGGTACGCGGGTCTGGTCACCGAGAAGAAGGTTGCGCTGCCCGTCGGATCGGCCTCCGACGCAGGCTGGGGCGAGGACCAGTTCTCCAACGGCAACGCCGCGATGGCCGTCGACGGAACCTGGAACGCCAGCAGCTACCTCAAGAACGATGCAGGCTTCAAGGTCGGCATGACGAACCTGCCCGCACCCGCTGGCGGCAAGGCGACCGGACTGATTCTCGGATCGGGCTACGGCATCGCCAAGAGCTGCAAGGACAAGAACGCGGCCCTGAAAGTGCTGGGAGCCCTGCTCAGCAAGGAGGCCCAGGACCACATCGCCAGCTCCGGCCGGTCCTACCCGGCCCGCGTCGAGTCGCAGCCGCTGTACTTCAACTCCATCGACGAGCAGTACCGCGACGCGGTCAAGCAGGCCTTCGAAGCCGCCTTCGCCAACGTCGAGGCGCAGCACGTCTCCCCGAACTGGTCCAAGGTCAACTCCTACATCCAGCCCGAACTGGTGAGCGTCTACAACGGCTCCAAGCCGATGTCCGATGTGCTGAACTCCGCCCAGAAGCAGTTCCAGCAGTGA
- a CDS encoding ROK family transcriptional regulator, which translates to MARPHPRITELLADGSASSRSDIARLLRVAPSTASAWVGQLIDAGVVVEDGLVASGGGRPRRRLRLNRPPGHLLVAELGGNHARLGVTDRTGRLLHSTTSPLTVADGPEQVLGSLATLLRDQPAEGELAGVGLALPGPVQPGGTVRLPSRMPGWAGFPVQEALTESFGVPAVVENDANAMALGEHRTQFGSEGDSITVKAGTAIGSGIVIAGQLYRGATFAAGDVTHTVVHAAGNRPCTCGKTGCLETVASGAGIVARLVEQGIKVTNTADALALARDGDPEATTMIRTAGSLLGEVLSSVVSFFNPQALFLTGGLASSQHFVTAVRARIYDGCHPLMTESLRIEAASLGADAALAGTALLTAAAIRDATP; encoded by the coding sequence ATGGCACGTCCACATCCGCGCATCACGGAGCTGCTGGCCGACGGGTCGGCCTCGTCGCGTTCGGACATCGCGCGTCTGCTGCGGGTCGCCCCGTCGACCGCCTCGGCCTGGGTCGGGCAGCTCATCGACGCGGGGGTCGTGGTTGAGGACGGACTGGTCGCATCCGGAGGCGGACGCCCCCGCCGCAGGCTCCGCCTCAACCGTCCCCCCGGACACCTGCTGGTGGCGGAACTGGGCGGCAACCACGCGCGGCTCGGGGTGACCGACCGGACGGGACGGCTGCTGCACTCCACGACCTCGCCCCTGACGGTGGCCGATGGCCCGGAGCAGGTGCTCGGTTCCCTCGCCACGCTCCTGCGCGACCAACCGGCCGAGGGGGAACTGGCGGGGGTGGGGCTGGCGCTGCCCGGCCCGGTGCAGCCCGGAGGCACGGTGCGGCTGCCGTCGCGGATGCCGGGATGGGCGGGATTTCCCGTGCAGGAGGCCCTTACGGAAAGCTTCGGGGTGCCTGCCGTGGTGGAGAACGACGCGAACGCGATGGCGCTCGGGGAGCACCGCACCCAGTTCGGCTCCGAGGGAGACTCCATCACGGTGAAGGCGGGCACGGCGATCGGTTCGGGCATCGTGATCGCGGGACAGCTCTACCGGGGGGCGACCTTCGCCGCCGGGGACGTCACCCACACCGTGGTCCACGCGGCCGGGAACAGGCCCTGCACCTGCGGGAAGACCGGCTGCCTGGAGACGGTGGCCTCGGGGGCGGGTATCGTCGCGCGGCTCGTCGAGCAGGGGATCAAGGTCACCAATACCGCGGATGCCCTGGCCCTGGCCCGCGACGGCGACCCCGAGGCCACGACCATGATCCGCACCGCCGGGTCCCTGCTCGGCGAGGTCCTCAGCTCGGTGGTGAGTTTCTTCAATCCGCAGGCACTGTTCCTGACCGGCGGGTTGGCCTCGTCGCAGCACTTCGTGACGGCGGTCCGGGCCCGCATCTACGACGGATGCCATCCCTTGATGACGGAGTCGCTGCGGATCGAGGCGGCGTCGCTGGGAGCCGACGCGGCCCTGGCCGGCACGGCCCTGCTGACCGCGGCAGCCATCCGCGATGCCACCCCCTAG
- a CDS encoding carbohydrate ABC transporter permease, translating into MSTETRKKGGGARSVLAHVSIYIAALVFASPLIYALFSAMKPNNEMFTSPPRLIGSQIKWTNFIEVFTYGPFVTYMLNSLFVSVAGTILVLIVSSASAFAFARLRWKGRDAVFLLFLVTLMVPAEVVMIPMYTLMDWFGWINSYQALIIPFAFSAFGTFLLRQFYRGIPFELDEAARVDGAGAVRIYLNIILPLSRSAIAVLAVFTFLGFWNSYLWPLIVTVDYSTLGTLPVGLATFSTQQGTRWDLQMAAAVISMVPTTALVIALQKHLVKGIALAGLGGR; encoded by the coding sequence ATGAGTACTGAGACCAGGAAGAAGGGCGGGGGTGCCCGCTCGGTGCTCGCCCACGTCAGCATCTACATCGCCGCCCTGGTCTTCGCGTCGCCGCTGATCTATGCCCTGTTCTCCGCGATGAAACCGAACAACGAGATGTTCACATCCCCGCCGAGGCTGATCGGGTCTCAGATCAAGTGGACGAACTTCATCGAGGTGTTCACCTACGGCCCGTTCGTCACCTACATGCTGAACTCGCTGTTCGTGTCGGTGGCCGGGACGATCCTGGTGCTGATCGTCTCCTCCGCGTCGGCGTTCGCCTTCGCCCGGCTCCGCTGGAAGGGACGCGACGCCGTGTTCCTGCTGTTCCTGGTCACCCTCATGGTGCCAGCGGAGGTCGTGATGATCCCGATGTACACCCTGATGGACTGGTTCGGGTGGATCAACAGCTATCAGGCCCTGATCATCCCGTTTGCGTTCAGCGCCTTCGGCACCTTCCTGCTGCGCCAGTTCTACCGGGGCATTCCCTTCGAGCTGGACGAAGCCGCCCGGGTTGACGGTGCGGGGGCGGTGCGCATCTACCTCAACATCATCCTGCCCCTGTCGCGTTCCGCGATCGCGGTGCTGGCCGTGTTCACCTTCCTGGGCTTCTGGAACTCCTACCTGTGGCCGCTGATCGTCACCGTCGACTACTCCACCCTCGGCACCCTGCCGGTGGGCCTGGCGACGTTCTCCACGCAGCAGGGCACCCGGTGGGACCTGCAGATGGCCGCCGCCGTGATCTCGATGGTGCCCACCACCGCGCTCGTGATAGCGCTGCAGAAACACCTCGTGAAGGGCATCGCCCTGGCCGGGCTGGGTGGTCGCTGA